The Oceanibaculum indicum P24 genome contains the following window.
TGCCATTGCCATCCACATTGTGGAAGACGTAGCTATCAGTACCGTAGGTGAACAGAGCTGTTGCACCGTCGGTGGCGGCAGCAGCGGCCACCAACCCAGCAGCAGCTGTCAGGCTGGCCGCGGCGGTTACGTTCGCCTGAACACCATCAGCAAGGGTAACGACCGAGACCGTGGCACCAGCATTCTGGAAGACGAGCGTATCGACCTGACCAGCGACAACGTCTGAACCAAGGTTCAAATCGGTGATGCTGTCCGTAACGGTGTCATGCGACGTACCAGCAACGAAGCGGAACGTATCGTTGCCGGCACCACCCGTCAGGATGTCAGCTCCCGCTGCATCGCCACCGTCACCAATGGTGGCGGCCGATGCGGCGGCACCCTTCGTGATTTCAGAAACAGCACTGAAGATCGCACCGGTGGACAAGCCCTTGTCGATCACGGTGATGTTGGCGACATCCCCGGCAGTGTTCTTGTACGTAACAGTAACATCCGCGCCGTTTGCGGTTACCGTATCGATGTTAGCATTGCCGCCTTTGATGGCAGCCTCTGCTGCAGCGATAGTCGCGGCAATTGTAACAGTGGTAGCGCTGTCTCCGATCGCGACGTCAACACCACCGACCGTGATAACATTGTCGCCGCCGGCATCAGCTCCACCGTTAACTGTGAATCTCTGGACTTCCGCGGTTGCAGTCGCCGCCGCAACACTGACACCATCGCCCTGGATCGTGTCGTTGCCATCACCACCAACGATGGTGTCAGCACCGGCGCGGCCCAACAGCGAGTCTGCCGCTGTGCC
Protein-coding sequences here:
- a CDS encoding bluetail domain-containing putative surface protein; amino-acid sequence: GTAADSLLGRAGADTIVGGDGNDTIQGDGVSVAAATATAEVQRFTVNGGADAGGDNVITVGGVDVAIGDSATTVTIAATIAAAEAAIKGGNANIDTVTANGADVTVTYKNTAGDVANITVIDKGLSTGAIFSAVSEITKGAAASAATIGDGGDAAGADILTGGAGNDTFRFVAGTSHDTVTDSITDLNLGSDVVAGQVDTLVFQNAGATVSVVTLADGVQANVTAAASLTAAAGLVAAAAATDGATALFTYGTDSYVFHNVDGNGTFNAAADILVKVTGVTGTLDASDIALL